One window from the genome of Entelurus aequoreus isolate RoL-2023_Sb linkage group LG04, RoL_Eaeq_v1.1, whole genome shotgun sequence encodes:
- the med7 gene encoding mediator of RNA polymerase II transcription subunit 7, with amino-acid sequence MGEPQQVSALPPPPMQYIKEYTDENVCKGLAPKPPPPIRDSYMMFGNQFQCDDLIIRPLETQGIERLHPMQFDHKRELKKLNMSILVNFLDLLDILIKSPGSIKREEKLEDLKLLFVHMHHLINEYRPHQARETLRVMMEVQKRQRLETAERFQKHLERVVEMIQGCLASLPDDLPQMEESDSAGNGTRTVAAGSSVGPSGQGPRLKTEPMEVEEAGASCMAAVHQNKSATIVKQDKTWDKDAAMCSIIDKIA; translated from the coding sequence ATGGGAGAACCACAGCAGGTTAGCGCCCTGCCTCCTCCGCCTATGCAGTACATCAAGGAGTACACGGATGAAAATGTCTGCAAGGGTCTGGCACCTAAACCGCCTCCACCTATCAGAGACAGCTACATGATGTTTGGCAACCAGTTCCAGTGTGACGACCTGATCATTCGGCCTCTGGAGACCCAAGGCATCGAGAGGCTTCATCCTATGCAGTTTGACCATAAACGTGAGCTCAAGAAGCTGAACATGTCTATCCTGGTGAACTTCCTTGACCTTCTGGACATCCTCATTAAGAGTCCTGGCAGTATAAAGCGAGAAGAGAAGCTGGAGGACTTGAAACTTCTGTTTGTTCACATGCATCACCTGATAAATGAGTATAGGCCACATCAAGCCCGGGAGACGTTGAGGGTGATGATGGAGGTGCAAAAACGACAGAGACTTGAGACAGCAGAGCGGTTCCAAAAACACTTGGAGCGGGTGGTTGAGATGATCCAAGGCTGCCTTGCCTCCCTGCCCGATGACTTACCACAGATGGAGGAATCTGACAGTGCTGGGAATGGGACCAGGACTGTGGCTGCAGGGAGCAGTGTTGGCCCCTCTGGGCAGGGACCCAGGCTGAAAACAGAACCCATGGAAGTCGAGGAAGCAGGAGCAAGCTGTATGGCAGCTGTTCATCAGAACAAGAGTGCAACTATAGTAAAGCAGGACAAAACATGGGACAAAGACGCTGCCATGTGCAGTATTATTGATAAAATTGCATAG